The segment AAGAGATCCTGGAAAAAGTGCTGGCTGGCGCCGATGCCGTGTACCAGTCGAAGATCGATATCGTCGGCAAGGAATCGTTTGGCGGCTTCGAGCGCAATGTCATGCTGCAAAGCGTGGACAGCCACTGGCGCGAACACCTGGCGGCGCTCGACCACCTGCGCCAGGGTATTCACCTGCGCGGTTATGCGCAGAAGAACCCGAAACAGGAATACAAGCGCGAAGCGTTTGAACTGTTTGGCCAGATGCTCGACATGATCAAGAACGACGTCACGAAACACGTGATGACGGTGCGTATCCAGTCGCGCGAAGAAGTCGATGCGGCCGAACAGGCGATGCAGCAGTCGCACGTGGAAAACGTGCACTACCAGCACGCCGAGTTCGACCCGAATGCGGCGCCGGAAGAATTGCTGGCGCCTGCGGCCGGCGGCAACATGGACAACGTCGACGACATGAGCGTGAGCATGGGCGTCAAAGTGGGCCGCAACGACCCATGCCCATGCGGCAGCGGCAAAAAATATAAGGCTTGCCACGGCAAGCTGGCATAAGGCGGTGTGACAGCCTGACAAAAAACGGAGACCTCGGTCTCCGTTTTTTTATGCCGCCACGCATGGCCGCTGCTCAGGGAAAAGCCCAGTATTGTGGTGCCTGAGAGGGTATGCCTTTCAAGCCGCCACGGTTTTTGGCCCGCTGCCCCGTCTTGATCATGGTGGCGATGTCGGTCAGCAGGACCCGGTTGCTGGCAAAGTAATCATGGCCCATGAAGTTCATGATGACGGCCGAGGCATCGACGAGTTCCATGCCGGGAATGCCAACGACGGGGCCGCGGATGTCGCCTATCCTGTCCCAGTTGGCAAAATTGTAGGAAGCACGGATGGCCTTGTCGTTCGCGGACGCATACAGGGTGGCGGGCAGCTTGAGGGTGGCGAAGCGGGGAGCGATCTGCTCGCGGAAGACGTCGGCATTGATGTCCGGTGCCGCCAGCACCACCTGCTTGAACAGGGAGCGCAGGTCGGGACGTTTTTCCAGCAGGGCGGCCAGTGCCAGCGTCATCGGGCGATTGCCCATGCTGTGGGCGATGATGTAGATATCGGTGGCGGAAGAGTGCTCCGCAAAGTCGGCCAGGAAGGCTTGCAGGTGCGTCTGCGTCCATTCGGCAGAGTTTTCATCGAATTCATAGCCGGCCAGCGTGCCCTTCGATGGCCAGCTGTAGAACACGGGCAGGGCGCCGATGTCGAGGTCGGCCGCCATCTGGGCCGTGCGCCGGGCGGCATCGTCAAAGGAATTGCTGTAGCCGTGGATGTAGATGAAGGCGGCGCGCCGTTCCGGGGCAGCCTGTATCCTGGCCTTCACGGCGGCGAGGAAATTCGCGCGGGACAGGCGCGTGATCCCCTTGATCAGCACATATTTTTGCGCATCGTCGCCGGAAAGGACGTCGTACCACGGTGGCAGCGGCAGTTCGCCTGGCGCTCTTTTTTCAGGAATGCTCACTTGCACGCTGCCGTAGCTCAGATTGGGCGGCGCGCGGTTGGGCTGCCAGCCATAGTTGCGGCTGCCGCTCTGGTACTGCCTGTCGGTGGCGTAATACACGGTGACGTCCAAGGCGCCAGCCGTCGCGGTCTTGTGCTTTGGCGTTGGTTCTGGCCCTGGCCTGCCGCCATTGCCCATGCTGCCGACCAGGTTGCCGATGTTGCCGAACAGGCCCCCTCCAGCCGGCCATGGGACGCTCCACGGGATGGCGGGCGCTGCTTCTTGTGGCACGGCGGTGGGCGGTGGGGGAGGCGGGGGCGGCGCGGGAGGGGGAGCCGCGGCTGGGGCGGGCGGTGCTTCGGATGCCTGTTCAGTGGCGTGGACGCCGGCGTCAGCTGCCGGGATGCGCGGCACCGTACAGGCAGTCAGGCAGCCCAGCAGGCAAAGCAGGGATAGGCGACGCATCAGGCATGTCATGCCTGATGCGCAGGGCTGCATGCAGTCTGACTTACCATACGCCATGACATCCTCCCCGCAGGCGCTTGCCGGCAGCGCCATCGCTTGTTTTCCTACCTTAGCGCCGCCAGGCTGCGGCGTTCTGATAAATCGCAAGCCTGGCCACATGGCCGGCCCGCTTCGGCGCGGCCGGGAGCATCGCGACTATTCACGGGCCGCATGTTCACCGGCGCCGCGAAGGCGCTACAATAGCGCTTCCATTTTCCCTCGCAGAAGAAATCACCATGGCCGTCAATTCTCCCAAGCCCGTCGCCGCCGACTTGAAAGCCGTCGCCGGCATTGAAATCGGTGTTGCCGAAGCCGGCATCAAGAAACCCAACCGCAAGGATTTGCTGGTATTGAAACTGGCGCCGACGGCCACCGTGGCTGGCGTGTTCACCTTGAACCGTTTCTGCGCCGCGCCCGTGCAAATTTCGAAAGCCAACCTGGCCGCCGTGACGGCCGGCGCCGCGCCGATCCGCGCGCTGCTGGTCAACACGGGCAACGCGAATGCGGGCACGGGCGAATCGGGCCTGGCCGACGCGCAGGCCAGCTGCGCCGCGCTGGCCGAGCTGCTGGGTTGCACGCCGCAGCAAATCCTGCCGTTTTCCACGGGCGTGATCCTCGAACCCTTGCCCGTGCAGCGTCTCGTGGCCGGCTTGCCGCAAGCCGTGGCCGCCCTGACGTCGGACAACTGGTTCTCGGCCGCCGAAGCCATCATGACCACCGACACGCAGCCGAAAGCCGGCTCGCGCACGGTCACCATCGGCGGCCACACGGTCACCCTGACGGGCATCAGCAAGGGCGCCGGCATGATCAAGCCGAACATGGCCACGATGCTCGGTTTCCTCGCGTTTGACGCCACCGTGGCCCAGCCCGTGCTGGACCAGCTGGTGAAACAGGCGGCCGACAAATCGTTCAACTGCATCACCATCGACGGCGACACGTCCACCAATGACTCGTTCATGCTGGTGGCCACGGGCGCCGGCAGCCTGGTCATCGATTCCATCGACTCGCCGCACTATGCGGCACTGGCCGCCGCCGTCACCGAACTGTCTACTTTTCTCGCGCAAGCCATCGTGCGCGACGGCGAAGGCGCGACCAAGTTCATGACCGTGACCGTGGAAGACGGCCGCAACGTGGAAGAGTGCCGCAAGATCGCCTATTCCATCGCCCATTCGCCGCTGGTGAAAACGGCGTTTTTCGCGTCCGACCCGAACCTGGGCCGCATCCTGGCCGCCATCGGCTATGCGGGCGTGGACGACCTGGACGTGGGCCAGTTGAA is part of the Janthinobacterium sp. 67 genome and harbors:
- a CDS encoding alpha/beta hydrolase, with the protein product MPQEAAPAIPWSVPWPAGGGLFGNIGNLVGSMGNGGRPGPEPTPKHKTATAGALDVTVYYATDRQYQSGSRNYGWQPNRAPPNLSYGSVQVSIPEKRAPGELPLPPWYDVLSGDDAQKYVLIKGITRLSRANFLAAVKARIQAAPERRAAFIYIHGYSNSFDDAARRTAQMAADLDIGALPVFYSWPSKGTLAGYEFDENSAEWTQTHLQAFLADFAEHSSATDIYIIAHSMGNRPMTLALAALLEKRPDLRSLFKQVVLAAPDINADVFREQIAPRFATLKLPATLYASANDKAIRASYNFANWDRIGDIRGPVVGIPGMELVDASAVIMNFMGHDYFASNRVLLTDIATMIKTGQRAKNRGGLKGIPSQAPQYWAFP
- the argJ gene encoding bifunctional glutamate N-acetyltransferase/amino-acid acetyltransferase ArgJ; translation: MAVNSPKPVAADLKAVAGIEIGVAEAGIKKPNRKDLLVLKLAPTATVAGVFTLNRFCAAPVQISKANLAAVTAGAAPIRALLVNTGNANAGTGESGLADAQASCAALAELLGCTPQQILPFSTGVILEPLPVQRLVAGLPQAVAALTSDNWFSAAEAIMTTDTQPKAGSRTVTIGGHTVTLTGISKGAGMIKPNMATMLGFLAFDATVAQPVLDQLVKQAADKSFNCITIDGDTSTNDSFMLVATGAGSLVIDSIDSPHYAALAAAVTELSTFLAQAIVRDGEGATKFMTVTVEDGRNVEECRKIAYSIAHSPLVKTAFFASDPNLGRILAAIGYAGVDDLDVGQLNLYLDDVWVAKNGGRNPDYQEQDGQRVMQQSEITIRVKLARGDATATLWTCDLSHDYVSINADYRS